The DNA region GTGTACTTGGTTACACAAGGTGTAAATCCCAGAGAACATGGAATCAAACAGGAATTGGTATGTATGTTTTCTCTGCACTGTCTTTGACATGTTTACGCTTTCtctatttatttgcattttcttaTTCCTCTGTAACCCTTCTCTGTTTTTCAGGAGCGAATAAGGACATACATGAACAAAGTGAAAGAGATTACAGACAGGAAGAAAGCTGCCCGTCTGGATAAGGGGGCTGCAGCACGCTTTGTCAGGAATGCTCTGTACAATGCAGACGAAAAAGATTCTAGAAAAAAAGCAGCATCCAAGAAAGCAGCAGACACAAAGTCTGACACCCCGCAGTCAAAGCGTCCAAAGCAGAGctgaaggagagaaggagcTGTACAGTCTGGTCCCACTGGATTTTGTACCTCTTTGGGGATAAGAAACACTTTCTGTTCACAAGGCAGCTTCTTAAGTTGCGTTACTGGCATCAAACAATGCAACATGACGCATACAACAAAATACACGTTGGTGTTTATCTGGGTTGCTCACCAGTCAA from Perca flavescens isolate YP-PL-M2 chromosome 17, PFLA_1.0, whole genome shotgun sequence includes:
- the c1d gene encoding nuclear nucleic acid-binding protein C1D, with product MAADSRTEDYPHEIDEQLKCFDSSISSIKTMLEKLMSMPRNDLLQKLDPLDQAKLDLMSAYTLNSLFWMYLVTQGVNPREHGIKQELERIRTYMNKVKEITDRKKAARLDKGAAARFVRNALYNADEKDSRKKAASKKAADTKSDTPQSKRPKQS